A genomic window from Apium graveolens cultivar Ventura unplaced genomic scaffold, ASM990537v1 ctg3616, whole genome shotgun sequence includes:
- the LOC141701236 gene encoding uncharacterized protein At1g01500, whose product MDQEDEDSSISSNPNPNLNLYHRIINSPVLQSSSSLEIRLFYVRIAPCAVDYVPTHLNLRHLRRELGVSLDINSVKIPASESSLITLRRDRIDKENAEVTYVSTDNVRVSGAVEFEVLEEEELVLCGSLERIEGNWSGDLKTGWSMDCYIGGIVNGGDTAFFKPKLGISSPSIEVYIAGCCCGVPVILTKTIQVSPRKKNVRHGMLDAIPEDEEVDKERRNGNGLVQHLKVPVTDAEVDDYDPDGKFGQSYYSDDMYPGEDGQLTWFNAGVRVGVGIGLGMCLGVGIGVGLLMRSYQATTRNFRRRFF is encoded by the exons ATGGATCAAGAAGACGAAGATTCATCAATCTCctcaaaccctaaccctaatctCAATCTCTACCATCGTATTATTAACTCCCCTGTCTTACAATCCTCTAGCTCCCTAGAGATTCGCTTATTCTACGTTCGTATCGCTCCCTGTGCTGTCGATTACGTCCCTACTCACCTCAATCTCCGTCATCTCCGTCGCGAACTAGGCGTGTCGCTCGATATCAATAGCGTCAAGATTCCGGCTTCAGAGAGCTCTTTGATCACCTTGCGTCGTGATCGTATCGATAAGGAGAATGCGGAAGTTACGTATGTCAGTACGGATAATGTGAGAGTTTCGGGTGCAGTGGAATTCGAGGTGTTGGAGGAGGAGGAGCTTGTGTTGTGTGGATCGTTGGAGCGGATTGAGGGGAATTGGAGTGGGGATTTGAAGACTGGGTGGAGTATGGATTGTTATATTGGAGGGATTGTTAACGGTGGGGATACGGCTTTTTTTAAACCTAAGTTGGGGATTTCGTCTCCGTCGATTGAGGTTTATATTGCAGGGTGTTGTTGTGGAGTGCCGGTTATTTTGACCAAGACGATTCAGGTGAGTCCGAGGAAGAAGAATGTTAGGCATGGGATGCTTGATGCGATTCCGGAAGATGAGGAGGTGGATAAGGAGAGGAGGAATGGGAATGGTTTGGTTCAGCATTTGAAAGTTCCG GTCACAGATGCAGAAGTTGATGACTATGATCCTGATGGTAAATTTGGACAGAGTTACTACTCAGATGATATGTACCCTGGTGAGGATGGCCAGCTTACATGGTTTAATGCAGGTGTAAGAGTTGGTGTTGGAATAGGGCTTGGGATGTGTCTTGGTGTTGGTATTGGTGTAGGACTGCTCATGCGCTCATATCAAGCAACAACTCGTAATTTTAGGAGGCGGTTTTTTTGA